A genomic region of Mycolicibacterium poriferae contains the following coding sequences:
- a CDS encoding bifunctional methylenetetrahydrofolate dehydrogenase/methenyltetrahydrofolate cyclohydrolase yields MGAITLDGKATRDEIFVDLTERVKKLTDSGRTPGLGTVLVGDDPGSQAYVRGKHSDCAKVGINSIRRDLPADISQSALEEVLDELNDNPDCTGYIVQLPLPKHLNENAALERVDPGKDADGLHPMNLGRLVLNEPAPLPCTPRGIVHLLRRYQVEIAGAHVVVIGRGVTVGRPLGLLLTRRSENATVTLCHTATRHLPQITREADIIVAAAGVPHMVTAEMVRPGAAVIDVGVSRDDAGKLVGDVQPGVWDIAGHVSPNPGGVGPLTRAFLLTNVVERAEAAAAS; encoded by the coding sequence GTGGGTGCAATCACTTTGGACGGCAAGGCCACGCGCGACGAGATCTTCGTCGATCTCACCGAGCGGGTGAAGAAGCTCACCGACTCCGGTCGCACGCCTGGGCTGGGCACGGTGCTGGTCGGTGACGACCCCGGTTCGCAGGCCTACGTGCGGGGCAAGCACTCCGACTGCGCCAAGGTGGGCATCAACTCGATCCGTCGTGACCTGCCCGCCGACATCAGCCAGTCGGCGCTCGAGGAGGTCCTCGACGAGCTCAACGACAACCCGGACTGCACCGGTTACATCGTGCAGCTGCCGTTGCCCAAGCATCTGAACGAGAACGCTGCCCTCGAGCGGGTCGACCCCGGCAAGGACGCCGACGGCCTGCACCCGATGAACCTGGGCCGGCTCGTGCTCAACGAACCGGCGCCGTTGCCCTGCACGCCGCGCGGCATCGTGCATCTGCTGCGCCGCTACCAGGTCGAGATCGCCGGCGCGCACGTCGTGGTCATCGGGCGCGGTGTCACGGTGGGCCGTCCGCTGGGGCTGCTGTTGACCAGGCGCTCGGAGAACGCGACCGTGACGCTGTGCCACACCGCCACCCGGCATCTGCCTCAGATCACCCGGGAGGCCGACATCATCGTCGCAGCGGCCGGGGTGCCGCACATGGTGACCGCGGAGATGGTGCGCCCGGGCGCGGCCGTCATCGATGTCGGGGTCAGTCGCGACGACGCCGGCAAGCTCGTCGGCGACGTGCAGCCCGGGGTCTGGGACATCGCCGGGCACGTCTCCCCGAACCCCGGCGGGGTCGGTCCGCTGACCCGGGCGTTCCTGCTGACCAACGTCGTCGAGCGCGCCGAGGCCGCCGCAGCCTCGTGA
- a CDS encoding DUF3017 domain-containing protein, whose translation MTLKDVARKVFAGQWPILVVGMFLVAAFGLVAFGYWRRGAAVMAVGVGVAAGLRLMLSEDRVGLLAVRSRTVDVVTTASVSAAMLYIAWTIDPLGTS comes from the coding sequence GTGACGCTGAAGGATGTCGCCCGCAAGGTGTTCGCCGGGCAGTGGCCGATCTTGGTGGTCGGCATGTTCCTGGTGGCTGCGTTCGGGTTGGTCGCCTTCGGTTACTGGCGCCGCGGTGCCGCGGTGATGGCGGTCGGTGTCGGCGTGGCCGCCGGCTTGCGGCTGATGCTGTCCGAGGATCGTGTGGGGTTGCTCGCGGTGCGCAGCCGCACGGTCGACGTGGTGACCACCGCGTCGGTCAGCGCGGCGATGCTGTACATCGCCTGGACCATCGATCCGCTCGGGACCAGCTGA
- a CDS encoding GGDEF domain-containing protein, giving the protein MITASSLLALDLPVMTGYVFVGLFTGFAAAMTAFWLTRWPTRRQSALTMSAGILLISAWSVVQPSSALAVLGCTATTVTGGYVAFFHSLRLLVFNFCVALATAVAACWRLGAETNLATAFAAFGVIVFLNASVPLAIAGATRALGTYAMRSDVDPLTGLLNRRGFTDVLLRRLERDTPAGDDLVVAMVDLDGFKSLNDSRGHAAGDRALRAVGELLVQAGPPGSAVCRAGGEEFLVAAIGSAETIEGDVHRLCEHIAELPHHVTASVGISTAALAQLPGDDGSPQIDQLIENADSAMYVAKRNGGNRVHRA; this is encoded by the coding sequence GTGATCACCGCGAGCTCGCTCTTGGCGTTGGACCTGCCGGTGATGACCGGTTACGTGTTCGTCGGCTTGTTCACCGGCTTCGCCGCAGCGATGACGGCGTTCTGGTTGACCCGCTGGCCCACCCGACGGCAGTCCGCGCTGACGATGAGCGCGGGCATTCTGCTGATCTCAGCGTGGAGCGTCGTGCAACCCAGTTCCGCACTGGCCGTTCTCGGCTGCACCGCCACCACGGTGACCGGCGGCTACGTGGCGTTCTTCCACAGTCTCAGACTGCTCGTCTTCAACTTCTGCGTGGCCCTGGCAACCGCCGTGGCGGCATGCTGGCGATTGGGCGCCGAGACCAACCTTGCCACCGCCTTCGCCGCGTTCGGGGTCATCGTCTTCCTGAACGCGTCGGTGCCGTTGGCCATAGCCGGCGCGACGCGGGCTCTAGGTACCTATGCGATGCGATCGGACGTCGACCCACTCACCGGACTGTTGAATCGTCGAGGTTTCACAGACGTCTTGTTGCGACGTCTCGAGCGTGACACCCCTGCCGGCGACGATCTCGTCGTCGCCATGGTCGATCTGGATGGCTTCAAGAGCCTCAACGATTCCCGGGGACACGCCGCCGGTGACCGAGCTCTACGCGCGGTCGGCGAACTGTTGGTCCAGGCGGGGCCCCCCGGTTCAGCTGTCTGCCGGGCCGGCGGGGAAGAGTTCCTCGTCGCCGCGATCGGGTCGGCGGAAACCATCGAGGGCGACGTGCATCGCCTGTGCGAACACATCGCTGAGCTACCCCACCACGTGACCGCGAGCGTCGGAATCAGCACCGCCGCGCTCGCACAGCTGCCAGGTGACGACGGCTCGCCGCAGATCGACCAGCTCATCGAAAACGCGGACTCGGCGATGTACGTCGCAAAGCGCAACGGGGGCAACCGGGTACACCGTGCCTGA
- a CDS encoding ferredoxin reductase yields MSAIKALARWSKAPARDVDTASGPWVNIVRGLAARATTPLLPDDYLSLLNPLWSARELRGEIVAVRRETEDTATVFIRPGWGFAGDYQPGQYVGIGLRVNGRWHWRSYSLTSVPEQDGEQISITVKATPEGFLSTHLVNGVEPGTVIRLAAPKGDFALPDPPPPALLFISAGSGITPIMGMLRSLRAREQHPDIVHVHSAPSADAVIFHDELRELEGKQDGYRLHLQLTDSAGHVDFAQFDTVVPDWRERSAWACGPAAMLDDVENLWKEHGLDSELHMERFTIAATDKGGEGGTVTFAISDKQVEIDGATTLLEAGEQVGIQMPFGCRMGICQTCVLPLDGGNVRDIRSGDEHGAGDRIQTCISTASGDCTINI; encoded by the coding sequence ATGTCAGCGATCAAAGCGTTGGCCCGGTGGAGCAAGGCTCCCGCGCGGGATGTCGACACCGCGTCGGGACCCTGGGTCAACATCGTGCGGGGTTTGGCGGCGCGCGCGACGACACCGTTGCTGCCCGACGACTATCTGTCTTTGCTGAACCCGCTGTGGTCGGCGCGGGAACTGCGTGGCGAGATCGTTGCGGTGCGGCGCGAGACCGAGGACACCGCCACGGTGTTCATCCGCCCCGGATGGGGTTTCGCCGGGGACTACCAACCCGGTCAGTACGTGGGTATCGGCCTGCGGGTCAACGGCCGGTGGCACTGGCGGTCGTATTCGTTGACCTCGGTGCCCGAACAGGACGGTGAGCAGATCTCGATCACGGTCAAGGCCACCCCGGAGGGATTCCTGTCGACCCACTTGGTCAACGGTGTCGAACCGGGCACCGTCATCCGGTTGGCGGCGCCGAAAGGGGACTTCGCGCTACCCGATCCGCCCCCGCCGGCTCTGTTGTTCATCAGCGCCGGCAGCGGGATCACCCCGATCATGGGCATGCTGCGCTCGCTGCGGGCGCGCGAGCAGCACCCCGACATCGTCCACGTGCACTCGGCGCCCTCGGCCGACGCGGTGATCTTCCACGATGAGCTGCGCGAACTGGAGGGCAAGCAGGACGGCTACCGGCTGCATCTGCAGCTGACCGACAGCGCCGGCCATGTCGACTTTGCGCAGTTCGACACGGTGGTGCCGGACTGGCGGGAACGCTCGGCGTGGGCCTGTGGTCCCGCGGCAATGCTCGACGACGTCGAAAACCTGTGGAAGGAGCACGGTCTCGACAGCGAGCTGCACATGGAGCGGTTCACCATCGCCGCTACCGACAAGGGCGGCGAGGGTGGCACCGTCACGTTCGCCATCTCCGACAAGCAGGTCGAGATCGACGGGGCGACGACTCTGCTCGAAGCCGGCGAGCAGGTCGGCATCCAGATGCCGTTCGGCTGCCGGATGGGAATCTGCCAGACCTGCGTGCTGCCGCTGGACGGTGGCAACGTCCGCGACATCCGCTCCGGTGACGAGCACGGCGCCGGCGACCGTATCCAGACCTGTATCTCCACCGCATCCGGCGACTGCACCATCAACATCTGA
- a CDS encoding fatty acid desaturase family protein translates to MAITDIKAYAHLTDEDIDALAAELDAIRAEVEESRGERDARYIRRTIQLQRALAAGGRIALFASSSRLARIAGTAMLASAKIIENMELGHNVIHGQWDWMNDPEIHSTEWEWDTACPSAQWKHSHNFVHHKYTNVVGLDSDVGYGIMRVTRDEPWEPWMIGNLVYNLLLGTLFEWGVALHHIETEKIRNKEKTWAQAMKDLRVMGKKMGRQAGKDYLVYPALAGTNWKSTLKCNVVANLIRNYWAYMVIFCGHFPDGAEKFTVEEFENETRGEWYLRQMLGSANFNAGPVMAFMSGNLCYQIEHHLFPDLPSNRYAEMSVRVRELCEKYDLPYTTGPLARQYWQSFWTILKLALPDRFLRATPDNAPETNSERRFAETVPLAETNGDTSGRRRGLRTAIRQRMTTAA, encoded by the coding sequence ATGGCCATCACCGACATCAAGGCGTACGCCCACCTGACCGACGAGGACATCGACGCGCTGGCCGCCGAACTCGACGCGATTCGCGCGGAGGTCGAGGAGTCCCGCGGCGAGCGAGACGCTCGCTACATCCGGCGCACCATCCAGTTGCAGCGGGCGCTGGCCGCCGGCGGGCGCATCGCGTTGTTCGCCAGCAGCAGTCGCCTGGCCCGCATCGCGGGAACGGCGATGTTGGCCAGCGCCAAGATCATCGAGAACATGGAGCTGGGCCACAACGTCATCCATGGTCAGTGGGACTGGATGAACGACCCGGAGATCCACTCCACCGAGTGGGAGTGGGACACCGCCTGCCCGTCGGCGCAGTGGAAGCACTCCCACAATTTCGTCCACCACAAGTACACCAACGTCGTCGGACTCGACAGTGACGTCGGCTACGGCATCATGCGGGTGACGCGTGACGAGCCGTGGGAGCCGTGGATGATCGGCAACCTGGTGTACAACCTGCTGCTGGGCACGCTGTTCGAGTGGGGTGTGGCGCTGCACCACATCGAGACCGAGAAGATCCGCAACAAGGAGAAGACCTGGGCCCAGGCGATGAAGGATCTGCGTGTCATGGGCAAGAAGATGGGCAGGCAGGCCGGCAAGGACTATCTGGTGTATCCGGCGTTGGCGGGTACGAACTGGAAGAGCACCCTCAAGTGCAATGTGGTGGCCAATCTGATCCGCAACTACTGGGCCTACATGGTCATCTTCTGCGGGCACTTCCCCGACGGGGCCGAGAAGTTCACCGTCGAGGAGTTCGAGAACGAGACGCGCGGGGAGTGGTATCTGCGGCAGATGCTGGGCTCGGCCAACTTCAACGCCGGACCCGTGATGGCGTTCATGAGTGGCAACCTCTGCTACCAGATCGAGCACCACCTCTTTCCCGACCTGCCCAGCAACCGGTACGCGGAGATGAGCGTGCGGGTGCGCGAGCTGTGTGAGAAGTACGATCTGCCCTACACCACCGGTCCGTTGGCCCGTCAATACTGGCAGTCGTTCTGGACGATCCTCAAACTCGCGCTGCCCGACCGGTTTCTGCGGGCCACGCCGGACAACGCGCCGGAGACGAACTCCGAGCGCCGCTTCGCTGAGACGGTGCCGCTGGCCGAGACCAACGGGGATACGTCGGGGCGGCGTCGCGGTCTGCGCACGGCGATCCGGCAGCGGATGACGACCGCAGCCTGA